One window of Nicotiana tomentosiformis chromosome 11, ASM39032v3, whole genome shotgun sequence genomic DNA carries:
- the LOC104107357 gene encoding uncharacterized protein isoform X1 encodes MSDTPHSNQLQPPPLSQNTVMDVPFETFISEYIRSTKDPDSLAIKLSIFIYSSDIDSREKCVVFLRKLLTDDNDLSTWWNLSESTQSTIKAILLERISIEESESILKHLGDTVSDLAASLLPRNNWPELLPFLYQCLVSSSYKLIESASSIFGQLAHDLGDTVVPWVKHVHLRLLNTLNDDTLDLDYRIAGMTAAITFIQFQCVSNSNQKERFQELLPALLRRLTDTLSNSDEEVAAHDVLILFMDFAKDEPRFLRRQLMDVVSTMFEIAEDESLKEETRHLATELLLTMVETRKRAPGMMKRLPLFISRCFALLLKLLLDVKDDPAWHSVEIMKDDTGETSNFSFGKECLDRFSRALGGKSIAHIAIEQLCTYLDAPEWEKRHAAIFALDFIAKGCSKVMIKNLEQVVDMVLNCFEDPHPRVRWAACRAISSLLIDFRPVMQERYHNKIIPALTAAMDDVHPQVQASSTRALCLFCVFGKPEITSISYLDGIVSKLLVLLQNDKPIVQQQALTALASVSRSVKEHFRTYYDTVMSHLKTVLRNTDLKSNLILQPAIECISSVAMAVGKEKFRGDEKQVMEVLMSLQGLQAKGDGPLIIGLLTAYTGICHCLGQDFLPYMSAVMPFFIQCAQLEPAVTIFTQLDYGTNELDDNSIEKVLRVKAKSCAMLCFCAGILKEDFYPWTPQAVSIFVPLLKFYTRNGVRIYAVSAMSLLLSSAKLAVEKGIAQGGSESYFTKLSDYIVLALVEALHKEPMTEICGLMLYELNNCLQICGPLLTESQVRSIVNEIKHVITESSSRKNELREREKTEDYDAEEAELLSAERKQEERVLRYVGKILRTLIKAFKASFLPFLDELSPYLLPMWAKENTTNERCISILIFDSLVEECPEAALKYYDVCLPLVLEASNDEDPNVRQNALYGLGLWAEYGPSFFKPFVGEALSRIYVVLTHLKARELENESAYDNAVSALSKIYQFHGESIDSAQVIPSWLNCLPIKADLVEAKLVHEQLCSMVERLYVLKSILQQKKLQIA; translated from the exons ATGTCAGATACACCGCATTCCAACCAACTCCAACCTCCTCCTCTCTCTCAAAATACAGTAATGGATGTTCCGTTCGAAACATTTATTTCCGAATACATACGGAGCACAAAGGATCCTGACTCCCTTGCTATTAAGCTTTCTATCTTTATCTACTCTTCTGACATTGATTCCCGTGAAAAGTGTGTTGTCTTCCTTAGGAAGTTGCTCACTGATGATAATGACTTGTCCACTTGGTGGAATCTAAGTGAATCAACTCAATCCACCATCAAAGCTATTCTCCTTGAGCGTATCTCTATTGAAGAATCTGAATCGATCCTCAAACACCTCGGCGACACTGTTTCGGATCTAGCAGCTTCACTCCTCCCACGTAACAACTGGCCTGAACTATTGCCATTCTTGTACCAATGTCTTGTTTCATCTTCATACAAGTTAATAGAGTCAGCTTCCTCTATATTTGGGCAACTAGCTCACGACCTAGGCGATACAGTAGTCCCTTGGGTAAAACATGTGCACTTACGGTTACTTAATACACTAAATGATGATACCCTCGATCTTGATTATAGGATTGCGGGCATGACTGCTGCGATCACCTTCATTCAATTTCAATGCGTATCAAATTCAAATCAAAAAGAGCGGTTTCAGGAGCTATTGCCAGCTCTACTGAGGAGGTTGACTGATACATTGAGCAACAGTGATGAGGAGGTCGCAGCACACGACGTGCTGATACTTTTCATGGATTTTGCGAAGGATGAGCCTAGGTTCTTGAGGAGGCAGCTAATGGATGTGGTGTCTACCATGTTTGAGATAGCAGAGGATGAGAGTTTGAAAGAGGAGACGAGGCACTTGGCAACTGAACTTTTGTTAACTATGGTTGAGACGAGAAAGAGGGCCCCAGGTATGATGAAGAGACTGCCCTTGTTTATTAGCAGATGTTTTGCATTGTTATTGAAGTTATTACTAGATGTTAAGGATGACCCTGCTTGGCATAGTGTCGAGATCATGAAAGATGATACAGGGGAAACAAGTAACTTCAGTTTTGGTAAAGAGTGTTTAGATCGGTTTTCTCGTGCATTAGGAGGTAAATCTATTGCTCATATTGCCATAGAGCAGCTATGCACTTACTTGGATGCCCCGGAGTGGGAGAAGCGCCATGCAGCTATCTTTGCACTTGATTTCATTGCTAAAGGTTGCTCAAAG GTGATGATTAAGAATCTGGAGCAAGTGGTTGATATGGTTCTTAATTGTTTCGAAGATCCTCATCCTCGAGTCAGATGGGCTGCTTGTAGGGCAATTTCCTCATTGTTGATTGACTTCCGTCCAGTTATGCAAGAACGATATCATAACAAAATAATCCCTGCATTAACTGCAGCTATGGATGATGTTCATCCACAAGTGCAG GCATCTTCCACTAGAGCTCTCTGCCTTTTCTGTGTGTTCGGCAAGCCAGAAATTACTTCGATATCTTACCTAGATGGAATAGTTAGCAAACTGCTTGTACTTCTACAG AATGACAAACCAATAGTCCAACAACAAGCATTAACTGCATTAGCTAGTGTATCTCGTTCAGTTAAG GAGCACTTCAGAACCTACTATGACACTGTTATGTCACACTTGAAAACTGTCCTGAGGAACACAGATCTGAAATCTAATCTCATTCTTCAACCCGCAATAGAGTGCATAAGCTCTGTTGCGATGGCTGTTGGCAAAGAGAAATTTAGGGGCGACGAAAAGCAG GTTATGGAAGTGCTTATGTCATTACAAGGATTACAAGCGAAAGGGGACGGTCCTCTTATTATTGGCTTGCTAACA GCATATACTGGAATTTGTCATTGCCTTGGACAGGATTTTCTTCCTTATATGAGTGCAGTCATGCCCTTTTTTATTCAATGTGCTCAACTTGAACCTGCTGTGACCATCTTTACACAGTTGGACTATGGAACTAATGAATTAGATGATAACAG TATAGAGAAAGTTCTACGGGTGAAAGCTAAAAGCTGTGCTATGCTATGCTTTTGTGCTGGAATATTAAAGGAAGACTTCTACCCATGGACTCCTCAG GCTGTTTCAATTTTTGTTCCGCTTCTGAAATTCTATACCCGCAATGGTGTCAGGATATATGCTGTTAGTG CCATGTCACTCCTGTTGAGTTCTGCTAAGCTAGCTGTTGAGAAAGGGATTGCTCAAGGTGGAAGTGAGTCATATTTCACAAAGTTGTCAGACTATATAGTACTGGCTTTGGTAGAGGCTTTGCATAAG GAGCCTATGACAGAAATATGTGGACTCATGTTGTATGAATTGAATAATTGCCTGCAG ATATGTGGACCACTTCTCACTGAAAGTCAGGTTCGTAGCATCGTCAATGAGATAAAGCATGTCATTACAGAAAGTTCAAGCAGAAAAAATgaactgagagagagagagaaaacagAAGACTATGATGCTGAGGAAGCTGAATTATTGAGTgcggaaagaaaacaagaagaaagaGTTCTCAGATAT GTTGGTAAAATATTGCGCACATTAATCAAAGCTTTCAAGGCTTCTTTCTTGCCTTTCCTTGACGAGTTGTCGCCATATTTATTACCTATGTGG GCCAAGGAGAATACAACTAACGAGAGATGTATATCTATTCTCATCTTTGATTCTCTTGTGGAGGAGTGCCCTGAAGCAGCTCTAAA GTACTACGATGTATGTCTTCCTTTAGTTTTGGAAGCAAGCAATGACGAAGACCCAAATGTTAGACAG AATGCTCTTTATGGACTTGGCCTTTGGGCGGAATATGGTCCATCTTTTTTCAAACCTTTTGTTGGAG AGGCTCTTTCAAGGATCTATGTTGTCCTTACGCATTTAAAAGCTCGTGAACTTGAAAATGAAAGTGCATATGATAATGCTGTTTCTGCACTTAGTAAGATATATCAGTTTCATGGTGAAAGTATCGACTCAGCCCAG GTTATTCCATCTTGGTTGAATTGCCTGCCTATAAAAGCTGATTTGGTTGAAGCCAAACTTGTTCACGAACAGTTATGTTCAATGGTCGAAAG GTTGTATGTTCTGAAAAGCATCTTGCAACAAAAGAAACTGCAAATCGCATGA